The following proteins come from a genomic window of bacterium:
- the rpsJ gene encoding 30S ribosomal protein S10, with translation MAQKIRIKLKAYDHKVLDQSAEKIVDTVKRTGARISGPVPLPIDRNIYCVIRSPHIDKESMEHFELRTHKRLIDILEPTPKTVDALMHLDLPAGVDIEIKL, from the coding sequence ATGGCGCAGAAGATTCGGATCAAGTTGAAGGCCTACGATCACAAAGTGCTCGACCAGTCCGCGGAAAAGATCGTGGATACGGTCAAGCGGACCGGCGCGCGGATCTCGGGTCCCGTCCCGCTCCCCATCGACCGCAACATCTACTGCGTGATCCGCTCACCGCACATCGACAAAGAGTCGATGGAGCACTTTGAACTCCGGACCCACAAGCGCCTCATCGATATCCTCGAGCCGACCCCGAAGACCGTGGACGCCCTGATGCACCTCGACCTGCCCGCGGGCGTCGATATCGAGATCAAACTGTGA
- the tuf gene encoding elongation factor Tu (EF-Tu; promotes GTP-dependent binding of aminoacyl-tRNA to the A-site of ribosomes during protein biosynthesis; when the tRNA anticodon matches the mRNA codon, GTP hydrolysis results; the inactive EF-Tu-GDP leaves the ribosome and release of GDP is promoted by elongation factor Ts; many prokaryotes have two copies of the gene encoding EF-Tu) translates to EMVMPGDNVTMEAALITPIALEEGQRFAVREGGRTVGAGVVAKILD, encoded by the coding sequence GGAGATGGTGATGCCGGGGGACAACGTGACGATGGAGGCGGCGTTGATCACGCCGATCGCGTTGGAGGAAGGGCAGCGGTTCGCGGTGCGGGAGGGGGGCCGGACGGTGGGCGCGGGGGTCGTGGCCAAGATCCTCGACTAG
- the rplW gene encoding 50S ribosomal protein L23: MNDPREVIRRPIVTEKSMRGTTIGKYTFEVNRTSPKPVIRDAVQRLFGVKVTKVNVIAIPGRQRRRGQHHYRQPGLRKAIVTLAEGDKIDLEKLG; this comes from the coding sequence ATGAACGATCCCCGAGAGGTCATCCGGCGTCCGATCGTGACCGAGAAGAGCATGCGCGGGACCACGATCGGCAAGTATACGTTCGAGGTGAATCGGACCTCGCCCAAGCCCGTGATCCGGGACGCCGTGCAGCGGCTGTTCGGGGTCAAGGTCACGAAGGTGAACGTGATCGCGATTCCCGGCCGCCAGCGCCGGCGCGGACAGCATCACTACCGGCAGCCCGGGCTGCGGAAGGCGATCGTGACCTTGGCCGAGGGCGACAAGATCGACCTGGAGAAGCTTGGCTAG
- the rplD gene encoding 50S ribosomal protein L4, whose amino-acid sequence MSTVAVYDMQGKRTGEVALPAALTRKPHTVVLHEALVWQLAGRRRGTHATKTRGMVARSTRKLYRQKGTGRARHGARGAPLFVGGGIAFGPHPRSYAFRLPKRIRRLALQSALAAKAAAGRFAVLDRLSLEQPKTRLLAGLVREIGGAGASERRGVVLLITAGSEPAVTRAAANLRALRVLPATALNVHAILACEHLLVTQDALARITEAFAQ is encoded by the coding sequence ATGAGCACGGTCGCGGTCTACGATATGCAGGGGAAGCGCACCGGGGAGGTCGCGTTGCCGGCGGCGCTCACCCGGAAGCCCCACACGGTCGTGCTGCACGAAGCCCTGGTGTGGCAGCTCGCCGGCCGCCGGCGCGGCACCCACGCGACCAAGACCCGCGGCATGGTCGCCCGGAGCACGCGCAAGCTGTACCGTCAGAAGGGGACCGGCCGGGCCCGACACGGCGCGCGGGGCGCTCCGCTGTTCGTGGGCGGCGGTATTGCCTTTGGGCCGCACCCCCGCTCGTACGCCTTCCGGCTGCCCAAGCGGATCCGCCGGCTGGCCCTGCAGTCGGCGCTCGCGGCGAAAGCCGCGGCCGGGCGGTTCGCCGTGCTCGACCGCCTGAGCCTCGAGCAGCCGAAGACGCGGCTCCTCGCGGGTCTCGTCCGCGAGATCGGCGGGGCTGGGGCGTCCGAGCGGCGTGGGGTCGTGCTGTTGATCACGGCCGGATCGGAGCCCGCAGTGACGCGCGCGGCCGCGAACCTGCGAGCGCTTCGCGTGCTGCCGGCGACCGCGCTGAACGTCCACGCGATCCTCGCGTGCGAACATCTGCTCGTGACCCAGGACGCGCTCGCGAGGATCACCGAGGCGTTCGCCCAATGA
- the rplC gene encoding 50S ribosomal protein L3 translates to MMAALLGRKLGMTQVFDEAGNVVPVTVVEAGPCTVVGVRTPAREGYAAVQLGYQEVAETKVGKPLRGVFSRKGLRPYRVIREVPLGEGEQLEVGQSIKADVFAKGDRVDVVGVTKGKGFSGTIKRHNFGGQRDSHGVSLMHRAVGSIGSSNIARVFRGKRMPGRLGGTRATVRGLDVVRVDLERNALLIRGALPGPRGSLILIRKVGTARA, encoded by the coding sequence GTGATGGCTGCGCTGCTGGGGAGGAAACTCGGCATGACCCAGGTGTTCGACGAGGCGGGGAACGTCGTGCCCGTGACCGTCGTCGAGGCCGGGCCCTGCACGGTGGTAGGCGTGCGCACACCGGCTCGGGAAGGGTATGCCGCGGTGCAGCTGGGCTACCAGGAGGTCGCGGAGACGAAGGTGGGCAAGCCCCTCCGCGGCGTCTTCAGCCGAAAAGGACTGCGGCCCTACCGCGTCATTCGCGAGGTGCCGCTCGGTGAGGGCGAGCAGCTCGAGGTGGGGCAGTCGATCAAGGCCGACGTGTTCGCGAAGGGTGATCGGGTAGACGTCGTCGGCGTGACCAAGGGCAAGGGATTTTCGGGGACGATCAAACGGCACAACTTCGGCGGCCAGCGGGATTCCCACGGCGTCAGCCTGATGCACCGCGCGGTCGGCAGCATCGGGTCGAGCAATATCGCCCGCGTGTTTCGCGGCAAGCGCATGCCCGGGCGTCTGGGGGGCACGCGGGCCACTGTTCGGGGCCTCGACGTGGTGCGGGTGGATCTCGAGCGGAACGCGCTCCTGATCCGGGGCGCGCTGCCGGGTCCCCGCGGGAGCCTCATTCTGATCCGGAAAGTAGGGACGGCGCGCGCATGA
- the rplB gene encoding 50S ribosomal protein L2, with product MGVKKFKPITPGRRFMTVSTFEDITSTEPERGLLRPLISRGGRNAQGKLTVRHQGGGHKRRYRLIDFKRTKDGIAARVASIEYDPNRSARIALVHYRDGEKRYILAPVGLGVGDVVESGPKAEIRPGNALPLRAIPLGTTVHNLELQVGRGGQLVRSAGGAAQLMAKEGEYAQVRLPSGEVRMIHLDCRATVGQVGNLDHESISVGKAGRSRWMGWRPSVRGVVMDPSSHPHGGGEGKSPIGMPGPVTPWGKPTLGYKTRKTKPSDKFIVKRRK from the coding sequence ATGGGCGTGAAGAAGTTCAAGCCAATCACCCCCGGGCGACGGTTCATGACCGTCTCCACCTTTGAGGACATCACCTCTACCGAGCCCGAGCGCGGGCTGCTCCGTCCGCTCATCTCCCGAGGCGGGCGGAACGCGCAGGGCAAGTTGACCGTCCGGCATCAGGGCGGTGGGCACAAGCGCCGGTACCGGCTGATCGATTTCAAGCGGACCAAGGACGGGATCGCCGCGCGGGTCGCCAGCATCGAGTACGATCCGAACCGATCCGCGCGCATCGCGCTCGTCCACTACCGCGACGGCGAGAAACGGTACATCTTGGCCCCGGTCGGCCTGGGCGTGGGGGATGTGGTGGAGTCGGGTCCCAAGGCGGAGATCAGGCCGGGGAACGCGCTGCCTCTCCGTGCGATCCCCTTGGGCACGACCGTGCACAACCTCGAGTTGCAGGTGGGCCGGGGAGGACAGCTCGTGCGCAGCGCCGGCGGAGCCGCGCAGCTGATGGCCAAGGAGGGGGAGTACGCGCAGGTCCGGCTGCCCTCCGGCGAGGTGCGGATGATTCACCTCGACTGCCGCGCGACGGTGGGCCAGGTGGGCAATCTCGATCACGAGTCGATCAGCGTGGGCAAGGCCGGCCGCTCGCGCTGGATGGGCTGGCGCCCGTCCGTGCGCGGCGTGGTGATGGATCCCTCCAGCCACCCGCACGGCGGGGGTGAAGGGAAATCGCCGATCGGCATGCCCGGCCCGGTTACCCCGTGGGGGAAGCCGACGCTCGGGTACAAGACCCGGAAGACCAAGCCGAGCGACAAGTTCATCGTGAAGCGGAGGAAATAG